GGCATTTCGGGACCGGCCCTTGGCGCTGCCCCGATGCCCGCTCCCATCCCTGGGACTGACCCCGGTACCGCGACCCACCCACGCTACCAGCACCGGCCCCGGTACGGGACTGACCCCGGCACCCGACTGCCCTCCCGGGGCACCCCACAAAGGCACGCGGGGGTCCCCACGAGCCTCCCTGCCCCCCCGTGTACCGGAACCAGCATCCCAGGACCCACTCGCGGTACTTCCTTGCGCCTCAGTGTGCACCGCCGGTACCGCAGCGGCATTTCGGGACCGGCCCTTGGCGCTGCCCCGATGCCCGCTCCCATCCCTGGGACTGACCCCGGTACCGCGACCCACCCACGCTACCAGCACCGGCCCCGGTACGGGACTGACCCCGGCACCCGACTGCCCTCCCGGGGCACCCCACAAAGGCACGCGGGGGTCCCCACGAgcctccctgccccccccctgcagtgccctgtcGCCTGCCACCCCCCCGGTGCAGGTCCGGGGGGACACAACCGCACCCCCATGGGACACCTCGGGCCCCCAGCCGAGGGCTCGGCCGGCGGCCGCGTCCTCTTGAAGAATCCCGTCTGCAaggggacacagtgacagtCGGGCCCCGGGGGACCCCGCGGCACAGGCCCCAGGGATCCCTCATTATCAGCCCCCCGGAGATCCCTGTGCCACCGCTGCAGGGACCCCATGACATCACTCCTGAGGGACCCCCCTCGCACCAGTCCCTGGGGACCCCGAAGTGTCACCTGCCTGGGACCGCACAGTGTCACCCGTGCTGCTGTCCCTCcgtcctgtcccacagcccccacccccagcactgTGTCCCATGTTTCACGGTCCCTCTGGTGCCAGTGAGGCCGCACCACCATGGTGGATgtcaccagtgtccccagtgtccccttgTGCCCACTCACCTTCCAcatgaggaggatgaggagggtgaggagcaggagcccGGCCAGGACCCCCAGCACCACCCACCACACTGGCACGGGCCCCTCGCCCCCGAGGCTGGCTCGTACCACGCGGGTGTCGGTCTGCAGAGGGACAGGTGGGTGACACCGCTGCCACCACggcctgtccctgtgtccccacgcCCACGCCAGCCCCACCTGAGCCTCGCCGGTGGGCAGGAGCCGGGGCTGGACGCGGTAGGGCATGGCCGAGGTGTTGAACCACGCTTGTGACTGGATGAGGAACTGCGTCAGGAGGTGCTCCCGCTGGGGACAGATGAGGGGACACGCGGGGGACACAAGGGAACCTGCCATCAGGGGTGCTGGCAGCTAACAGGGCACCCCCCACCTGGTACCCCCAGGGTGCTGTCTGGGGACCACCCTGCAGGAGGGGCATTGCAGGAACGCCCTGGGCCCACGATGCCACCTCGTCCCCTCTGTCCCGGGCGACAGTACCTTCTGCAGGGTGTCCATCCAGAGCAGCGCGTGGACGCTGACCAGAGCCCGCTGGTCCTTGCCCAGGCTGGGCACGTGGCAGGTGATGTCCACGCACGTGGCATTGTCACAGTCCTGAGCGACACGGTGGGTGTTGGGGGCCCCCAGCGCAGAGAGCGCTCCCAGCCCAGCGCCACCGCGGGCTGCAGGTCCCCAGGGTCACCCGCTCACCACACGGACGAAGTCCCCCGGCCCGGCTCCCGGGGgcggctccgggggggggggggggggggggggggggggggggggggggggggggggggggggggggggggggggggggggggggggggggggggggggggggggggggggggggggctgccgtTCCCGGGCGCCGCGGCCGTCGGAGCGGAGACCCCCAGCTGGAaggggacacagaggtgacacccAGCTCCTTGACATGTCCCAGCGCCCGCCGGCGGGCGGCGGTCCCGCAGCCCCTACCTGGGCGGGGTTGAGGTCGGGGTGGTGGGAGCAGTTCATGCCCCCCTCGGTGCCCAGCGCCAGCAGGTAGAGCAGGACTCGGTCGCCCAGCAGGTGCGGGACGGCGAGGCTCAGAGTGACCCCGCTGACGGTGCCGGGACCTTTGTTGTGGAGCTGCGGGAGGACGGTGGGGTGATGCCCAGCACCGggagtggaggggacagagggaacCCGCGGGTGCCGTGTTCTACCTCATAGACGTGTTCCACCTTGATGCCGTGGTCTTCGGGCCGCTGGCTGCCCTCCACCCAGTGCCAGCTCGTGGGCAGCACCGTGACGGCAGGCAGGGAGTTGCTGGTGGGAGAGGAGGGTGAGTGTCCCCCCTTGTCCCCCCATtatccccgtgtcccccagATCCTCACCCTCGCAGCTGcatctctgcctctgcctccacGGGCACTGTCACGGTCACGGATGCattgctggggctggggctgttcttgctgtggggacacagcgaGATGAGGGACCGACACTGAGTTTGGGGACATGCTGAGGACACCGAGTCTGAGGTGCCGGTGTCCCAGCAGTGGTGTCACCTCCGCAGCTGGAGGTGGAAGGTGATGGCATCCCCCATGTCCTCCAGCCCGGACACGCTCAGCTCCATGTCCACGGTGATCTGGGGGacagcagagaggggcaggTGGGTGACCAGCCCCGATGGGtgacaggcacagcagggaccccGCGTCCCCTTACCCGGGCCCCTGCTTTCATGGGGTTGCCCAACTCGCAGAGCACCACGTGGGTCCCATTCTCCTTCCTGGGGTTGCAGCTCAGCTTCTCCTGCCCCTGCGGGGTGGGGACATGAGATGGGGACACGTCATGAATCCTGCCAGGAACCGACCACGCTGGGGACCTGCATGAGCTGAGGGCAGCGCTTGAGCCCCACACCCTGGACACCCCTAAACAGCCACCACCAGTGGGGACCCTGCGGAGAGCAAAGCCTCTCAAGGGCAGGACATGAACACCCCCAACCCTGGTGTTCAGGATCCCTGGGCACCCATCCCCTCCGGGCAGCCCCGATTTGGGtgccccctgtgctgggcaccccCCTGGAAGGTGACAGCCACCCAGGACATGGTTTGAGACCTCCGCTCTGGGCACCCCCGAAGGGCAGGACACGAGCCCCCCACCCCAGACACCACCAAGAACAGAAATATGAGACCCTCAACCCGTGTCACCCCGCACTCGACACCCACCGGGATGGTGCTGCGGGCGGCCTGGTAGTGGGTGCCGGGGGGCAGCTGCACCCTCAGCTCCGCCTCGAAGGCGCCTTCGCCCGCGTTGGTGGCGTTGGCGCGCAGGGACAGCGCGGCCTCCGCCCCGATCAGCAGGcgctggctggggctgggagacaCGGGGACAGGGCTCAGCACCCGTGGGGACACCGAGCGCtccctcacccccccccccttttcccccggtgggggggggggggggggggggggccccccttTTCCCCCGGTGCTCACGTGTCGGCGGCCAGGTGGAGATCGGGGACACAGAGGTTGTCATCACCACAGTCCTCCAGGATGATGTGGGTctgggagggggacagggaggggacgGGGGGAGACCCCCCCATCCACAGTGAGGTGTGTGGGGGGGACTCattggggacagcagggggcACGGGGGGGACATCCCGGGGAAGAACTGGGCTGGTGGAGGGACCAAAGGGGACATCCCAGAGGGAAGATTTGGGACAGTGCGGAGTAGAGAGGGGACATTCCAGGAGAGACCGAggatggaggggagggaagTGACATCCCGGAGAGGGAAGAATGaggacagcagaggggacatCCAGGGGCACGACTGGGGACATACCCTGAGACACGCcaaggagggagcagggacaacagggacaccctggagagggactggggatggcagagggaacagaggaaaattcttgggtttgggaatggggacagtgctgggtaCAGAGGGACATCCAGGGGAGGGATTGGCGACTGAAGGGTgagcacaggaggcagaacaAGACGGGCATGCCAGGGAGTGGCAGGGGCAGTGTGGGGGCGCATTCCAGTGCAAACTGGGGACAGTGGTGGGGAGGAACGGGGGCAATGTCCCAGGGGGGTGTTgggggcactggcacaggatggggacCCCGGAGCTGAGCACACCCAGGCTGGGGGTACCCACATGTGTCCTGGCCCAACTCTGGGGACGACCCCACCCCGTGTCACCATGGTGACATCACCCCATAGCCATGCCCCCCCTACCTGTGCCTGCACCAGGGTGTGCCCGTAGAGCACCAACCCCGGGGCCTCTCTGGGCAGCGTCAGGGCCACGCTCAGGGCCACCGGGCTCAGCTTGTCCTTGAACTCGGCCTGGTCCTGGGGACACCCGTAGGCAGAGCACTCTGGAAggcaccccctgcccagcccagggccccCATCCACCACTGAGCCCTGTTACCCACCCTCCCGGGACAGAGAGACACTGTCATCCTcaatccctgtccccatcccggctGGAGATGCCAcatccccattcctgtcccccACCCTCCATGGATTGTCCCCGCCCTCTGGCGCTGTCGCTGCGCCCGTACCCGCAGGTAGGCGGTGAGGTTGCTGCACACAGGGGGTGTCCCCGgtgtcaccagcagctcctcctgccaggacgattggtgtccctgcagcagcaggaccctcCGCGACGGCCGGGGCTTCAGCCggtccagctgcagctcagcctccaggtctgctggggaacaggagggtggcactggtgacaccCGCGGTGACACCCCAGCGGTGCCCGTGTGACAGCGGTGCCTCTCGGGTGACACTGGCACTCACGGATGCTCTGAGGGAGGTGCTGGCCCGTCACGCTGACACAGAACACCACGTGGAAGCTGCGAGGGGACAACGCCAACAGGTGCTCGGGACCTGTCCTGTGCCCACGGTGGTGTCCTCATGGACCCCACGGTGATGTCCCCATAGTGTTCCCATGGCAGCGTCCCCACAGTAGTGTCCCCATGACAGTGTCCCCTCACCAGCTGACACGGACACCGGAGTCGGGCAAGTCACAGTCCAGGACCTCAGGGTTCAGCCCGTCGGGGACACTCAGCTGGGTCTGGGCCACCACCACGGGCAGTCCCCTGGGGCACGGGGACATTGCTGAGGTGCCAGGGAACCCAACGGGGAGCCCCGGGCCACCGCAGGGACGGGCACTCACTGGTACACGGCCACCTTGGCCGCCCCGTAAGCCCCCACGAGCAGATCTGCGGGGGCAAGCAGAGGGTCGGTGCCGGGGTGGTGGCACCGGGGTGGTGGCAGCGGGGTGGCAGGGCGGTGTCGTGCCAGGCCTGTACCCGCGCAGCCGTTGCCGTCCAGGTCGGTGGCACCGCGCAGCGCGAAGCCGAAGGCGGCGGGCCCGGCGAAGGGGCTGTCGAGGCGCTGCGTGGGCACCGGCGCCAGCCCCTCGCTCTGCCCGCGGAAGATGAAGACCTGCCCGctgccactgtcacctccctgcgGGGCTCCCACGGCCACGTCTGGGGACAGAAGGGACATGAGCACCTACCCGCGctctcctgcctcagtttccccgaGGCGCGGCACCGGGGAGTGGCACATCCTCCTGCCCGCCCCGCCGCGCTGTCACCTCCGAAGCCGTCCTTGTCCAGGTCCCCGAGGCTGGCGATGGCGGCGGCGAAGCGGCCGTAGGGGTGGGTGCCCGTCAGGGTCTGGGGGGGCCCGgagaggggctgctgccccCGCCCCAGGTAGACGTAGAGTCGCCCCAGCTCGCTGCGCTGCCCGTCGGAGCCCCGGGCCATGTACAGGGGCGCACCCACCAGCAGGTCGTCCCGCCTGCGCCCGGCGcggggtcagggtcagggtccGCAGGTTTGGGGGCTGGGGGCGCCCAGCGGTGTGCCAGGAACGgggcagcacccctgggtgtccccagggaggaggaggggacgACTGTCCCTGCTCTCACCCGTCCCCATCGACATCAGCCACTGCCACCGTGTGCCCGAAGTACGAAGCCACCTGGAAAGGGTCCGGGTAGAGGGTGGCACCGGGGGGGCCAGGGACGCAGTGggcggggggctgggggagcagcgGCGGTGCTGGGGGTGCCACAGGACAGGTACCTGCTCGCTGGTGATGCCCCGCACCCGTCGCAGAGTGTTCCCCGCAGTGAAGATCTCCACCTGCCCAGGGCGGTGTCAGACCACAGGCCTAGCCCGGGGCCACACATGGtggtgtcccctggtgtcccctcgGCCAGGCACCGGCACTGGGAACTTCGTAGCACTCACCTCACCTCTCGTGTTGCTCTTGTTGGGGACCCCCACCACGTACTCTGTGAGGGATGAGAGCCCTGAGTGCCTCCATTGAGGGGGGCACGGGGATACCCCCGGCCCCGGGGTGGGCACAAGGATACCCTTGATGCGACATGGGGGCATGAGGGCACAGAGATGGATAAgacccctgtcctggcacaACCTGTCCAGCCCCCTCGGGAAGGGAAGCAAGGTCACTCTGGAGCCCCGGGGTGCCCCTGCCCCATGAACCCCAGTTCCCTGCACCCCCCAGCCCTACCTTTAGTTTTGGGGTTGCCATCAAACTCGCCCACAGCCACCGAGTACCCTGCAGGGGGATGGGCATTGGTGAGCCGGGGTATCCCAGCAGGAGCCGGCAGTGGGGCGGGGTGCCTGCGGCCGTGCTCACCCCGGTACCCGTCCTCGTAGGCCACGGACGCCGGCTCCGTGGggcgcccgggggggggggggggggggggcccccagccacagcagcgACGTGCCGAGGAAGCGCCCGAGGATCTTGTCCAGCTCCACCGAGTACAcgagccctggggacacggcgGCGGGGAGCACCGGCACCGACGGGGCGGGCACCCGCTGCCACACGCCCTGGGCCGCGGCCCTGGGCCGCCAGTGCCACTGCGGGTGGCACTTACGGCGTACCCCATCCGGGATGCCCTCCTCCCGCCGTGCCCACCCAAAGGGAGCGCCCCGGGAGCGCCAGCCAGGGGGGCAACACCGGCAGGAAGGACTCACCCATGAAATAGTACCCGCCGGGGGCACCCAGCACCAGCGTCCCGTCCTGCGGGAGGAGCTGGCTCAGCACCACCCCGGGGCGCCCTGGCATCCCCCCAAAGAATCCTCACACAAGTATCTCCCACCCCAGTATTTCCCATCCTGATATAGGCCAGCCCAGCAtctcccatccccaccccaaaattcctcccACTCCTCCCAGAATTCCCACGCCAGCATCTCCTCTCTCAGCATCCCTACCCCAACATCCCCCGCCCTACACCCAGGTACCACCCTGGCCACAGCCTCGCATCTTTATCAGCACCCCATGGGCATCCCGAGGGGCATCCTGGCCGCTCGATCCCCCCAAGGTGTCCGAGTCCCCCGAGTCCCTCGAGTCCCCCAAGCCCCTCAAGTCCCCTCTCACCGGGGTGACAGCGGCGCTGAAGCCGATCTCGCAGTAGCGCTTGTCGTGCACTGAGGGCACAGGACAGGGTCAGAAGGACGCGGGGTTGGGGGCACCCCCCGCCCCCCGGTCCCCCCTCACCGTAGTTCCTCTGGCGGTAGGTGCTGGCCATGGTCTGGTCGCGGCAGGGCGAGTACCAGACCGAGCGCCGCTGCCCCGGGCTCCACACAAAGCAGGTGCCCGTCGGGGTGCGGAACGCCTCTTGCTGCCCCTCCATCGCGTTCCAGTGCTGCAGCGGGGCACAGACCTGGGCACGGCGATGGGACAGGCTGGGTGCCCGCCCCGCCGCCACCCACGGCTGCCCGCATCCCCCGCCATGCACCCACCACCAGTTTGCCG
The genomic region above belongs to Ficedula albicollis isolate OC2 chromosome 27, FicAlb1.5, whole genome shotgun sequence and contains:
- the ITGA2B gene encoding LOW QUALITY PROTEIN: integrin alpha-IIb (The sequence of the model RefSeq protein was modified relative to this genomic sequence to represent the inferred CDS: deleted 1 base in 1 codon); the encoded protein is MSEGRPSVAVGAPRANTSQPGVAQPGAVFLCSWPPEETPCHPLPIDTAGDESQSHGALELRTYKSQQWLGASVTSWDGKLVVCAPLQHWNAMEGQQEAFRTPTGTCFVWSPGQRRSVWYSPCRDQTMASTYRQRNYVHDKRYCEIGFSAAVTPDGTLVLGAPGGYYFMGLVYSVELDKILGRFLGTSLLWLGAPPPPPPGRPTEPASVAYEDGYRGYSVAVGEFDGNPKTKEYVVGVPNKSNTRGEVEIFTAGNTLRRVRGITSEQVASYFGHTVAVADVDGDGRDDLLVGAPLYMARGSDGQRSELGRLYVYLGRGQQPLSGPPQTLTGTHPYGRFAAAIASLGDLDKDGFGDVAVGAPQGGDSGSGQVFIFRGQSEGLAPVPTQRLDSPFAGPAAFGFALRGATDLDGNGCADLLVGAYGAAKVAVYQGLPVVVAQTQLSVPDGLNPEVLDCDLPDSGVRVSCFHVVFCVSVTGQHLPQSIHLEAELQLDRLKPRPSRRVLLLQGHQSSWQEELLVTPGTPPVCSNLTAYLRDQAEFKDKLSPVALSVALTLPREAPGLVLYGHTLVQAQTHIILEDCGDDNLCVPDLHLAADTPSQRLLIGAEAALSLRANATNAGEGAFEAELRVQLPPGTHYQAARSTIPGQEKLSCNPRKENGTHVVLCELGNPMKAGARITVDMELSVSGLEDMGDAITFHLQLRSKNSPSPSNASVTVTVPVEAEAEMQLRGNSLPAVTVLPTSWHWVEGSQRPEDHGIKVEHVYELHNKGPGTVSGVTLSLAVPHLLGDRVLLYLLALGTEGGMNCSHHPDLNPAQLGVSAPTAAAPGNGTPEPPPGAGPGDFVRVDCDNATCVDITCHVPSLGKDQRALVSVHALLWMDTLQKREHLLTQFLIQSQAWFNTSAMPYRVQPRLLPTGEAQTDTRVVRASLGGEGPVPVWWVVLGVLAGLLLLTLLILLMWKTGFFKRTRPPAEPSAGGPRCPMGVRLCPPGPAPGGWQATGHCRGGAGRLVGTPACLCGVPREGSRVPGSVPYRGRCW